The Leifsonia poae region TGAGCGGCCACCAGCGGCACCTCGAACACCTCGCAGCGCAGATCGCCGACGGGAGACGTGACTACAGCATCCCGGACTCGTCGCTCCAAGCCCTGGAGATCGTGGAGGCGGCCTATCGGTCGGCGCGCGAGCACGGCACTGTCACCCTCCCCGTCGACGACGCGCAGCCGGACCGACCCGACGACTGGAACCCCGGCGCCCCCTACTCCGGCACCGGCGGCGGACGCAACGGACGTGAGCTCTGATGGCGGCCCGCATCGGTGTCATCGGCGCGAGCTGGCGGGGCGAGTACTTCATCCGAGCGGCCTCGATGCTCCCCGAGCATTTCGAGATCGCCCGCGTGCTCACGCGAAGCGCATCGTCCGCCGAGCGCGTCTCGGCGAAGTGGGGCCTCGACGCGACGACGTCACTCGACGATTTCCGCACCGGCGACTACGACTTCGTCGTCGTGGCCGCGCCGCCGGAGACCGCGCCGGAACTCACGGTGGCCCTCGCCCGCGCCGGCCACGCCGTTCTGACAGAGACACCGCCTGCGCCGACGCGCGAATCCCTGTTCGCGTTCTACGAAGACGTCAAGGATCTGCGGGTGCAGGTCGCCGAGCAGTACCGGTTCCAGCCCCACCTTGCGGCACGGCTCGCCCTCGCCCGCTCCGGCCGGCTCGGCGACATCTCCTTCACCCGGATGTCGGTCGCCCACGGGTATCACGGCGTGAGCCTCATCCGGGCCTTCCTCGGCGCGGGATTCGAACCGGTCGACATCGCCGGATGGGCGGCGGAGATGCCCGTCCTCTCCGTGCGCGGGCGCGACGACTGGCAGGACGAACCGGCGGCGTATGTGCCGAGCCGCACCTTCGCACGGCTCGGCTTCGGCGACACCACCGCCCTCTACGAATTCGACTTCGAGCAGTACTTCTCCCCCCTCCGCCCACGCCACATCGAGGTGTACGGCGAGCGCGGTCAGCTCGCCGACGACGAGGTCTCCTCGGTCGTCGGTCCGCGCCACGTGACGACCGGCCGCCTGCAACGCACCGCGACGGGAGCGGACGGTGACCTCGAGGGCTGGTTCGTCGACTCCGTCTCCTGGGGCGACGACGTGCTCTGGCGCAACCGTTTTCGGGGTGCGCGACTCAACGACGACGAACTGGCGGTAGCGGAGCTCATGCACCGGATGGCCGAATACGCCGCGGGTGGGTCTCCGGTGTATCCCGCGGCGGACGGCTGCCACGACCAGCTCCTCAGCCTCGCGATCAATGACGCCGTCGCATCCGGTTCGCCCACGCGTGTCGTCGACGCGCCCTGGGCGAACGAAACGAGCGTGCTCGCGGCGGGTCCCTCGGCATGAGCGAGCTGATCGACTGGGGCAACTCCACCGTTCGCCTCCGCGTCTCGCTGGAGGCGGGCCGCGCCGTCATCGTCGGGCTGGATGTCGCCGGGCGCGTGCCCGACGACATCCCCGCCAGGACCGCCACCGCTCCCGCCGAGGTCCTCATCGCCGGCGGGCGCCTCCCCAGGGGCAGCGCCACGTCGCCCTGGGCACCTCGGAGTCGCTCCGGTATGTGAGCCACCGGGTCACCGCGACGACGGGCGGTTCGGAGCTGGAGATCGTGCAGAGTACTCCGGAGGGGGTGCGGCTGCGCTCCGTCTTCACGCTTTTCGGCGAGCTCCCGATCGTGCGGGCGCAGCAGGAGGTCGTCAACGACTCCGCCGCGCCCATCACCCTCGAGCATCTGTCGAGCCTGACGCTGAACGGGTTCGCCCGGTTCCGCGACGACGACTGGCGGGAGCGGGTGCGGCTGCGGATACCGCACAACACCCTGTTCGCTGAGTTCAATTGGACCGAGCACACGCTCCCCTCGCTCGGAATCGTCGACGTCGGATTCACAGAGGAGGGGGTGCACTCGTCGAAGTCGCGGGTGTCCGTCTCGAGCATCGGCACCCAGCCGACGACCGAGTACCTGCCGATGGGCGCCCTGGAGGACCTCGGCAACGACCGCACCTGGGCCTGGCAGATCGAAGCGAACGGCTCGTGGCAATGGGAGGTCGGAGACCACCTCGCCTCGGTGTACCTCTCCGCGAGCGGACCGAACGATCAGGAGCACCACTGGCACCGCGCTCTCGCTCCGGGCGAGTCATTCTCCGCCGTTCCGCTCGCGATCGCCTGCACGCCCGGCCGCCTGGAAGACGCACTGCGCCCGCTCACCGAGTATCGGCGGATCGTGCGACGCCCCAACGCGGACGACGAGCGCTTGCCGATCATCTTCAACGATTTCATGAACGCATTGATGGCCGACCCCACCGAGGAGAAGCTGTTGCCGGTGATCGCGGCCGCTGCCGCGGCCGGAAGCGAGTACTTCTGTGTCGACGCCGGCTGGTACGCCGACGAGTCCGGGTGGTGGAACACCGTCGGAGCATGGACGGAGTCGTCAGCGCGGTTCCCGAACGGTTTCGTGCGGGTCTTCGACGCCATCCGTGAACACGGCATGATCCCGGGCCTCTGGCTCGAGCCCGACGTCGTCGGCGTCGAGAGCCCGGTCGCCGACCGCCTCCCCCCGTCGGCGTTCTTCGCCCGACACGGCGCGCGCATCGACAGCCAGGGTCGGCACCAGCTCGACTTCCGCTCGGCGGCCGTGATCGCCCGCATGGACGCGGTTGTCGACCGGCTCGTCGCAGACTACGGATTGGGCTACCTCAAGTTCGACTACAACATCAACGGCGGGGTCGGGTCGGATCTGGGCACGAGCAGCGCCGGCGACGCCCTGTTGGAGCACCACCGCGGGTTCCTGCGGTGGATTCGCGGGCTCTTCGAGCGCCACCCGGGTCTCGTCATCGAGAACTGTTCGAGCGGCGGCGCACGTATCGACTATGCGTCGATGACCGAGTTCTCCATCCTGTCGACCAGCGACCAGACCGACCACATCAGATCGGCGACGATCGCAGCCGGGGCACCGAGCGGCGTCACGCCGGAGCAGGCCGCCGTGTGGGTCTACCCGCAGCCCGAGTTCGGGGAGGA contains the following coding sequences:
- a CDS encoding Gfo/Idh/MocA family protein, which produces MAARIGVIGASWRGEYFIRAASMLPEHFEIARVLTRSASSAERVSAKWGLDATTSLDDFRTGDYDFVVVAAPPETAPELTVALARAGHAVLTETPPAPTRESLFAFYEDVKDLRVQVAEQYRFQPHLAARLALARSGRLGDISFTRMSVAHGYHGVSLIRAFLGAGFEPVDIAGWAAEMPVLSVRGRDDWQDEPAAYVPSRTFARLGFGDTTALYEFDFEQYFSPLRPRHIEVYGERGQLADDEVSSVVGPRHVTTGRLQRTATGADGDLEGWFVDSVSWGDDVLWRNRFRGARLNDDELAVAELMHRMAEYAAGGSPVYPAADGCHDQLLSLAINDAVASGSPTRVVDAPWANETSVLAAGPSA
- a CDS encoding glycoside hydrolase family 36 protein, whose product is MSHRVTATTGGSELEIVQSTPEGVRLRSVFTLFGELPIVRAQQEVVNDSAAPITLEHLSSLTLNGFARFRDDDWRERVRLRIPHNTLFAEFNWTEHTLPSLGIVDVGFTEEGVHSSKSRVSVSSIGTQPTTEYLPMGALEDLGNDRTWAWQIEANGSWQWEVGDHLASVYLSASGPNDQEHHWHRALAPGESFSAVPLAIACTPGRLEDALRPLTEYRRIVRRPNADDERLPIIFNDFMNALMADPTEEKLLPVIAAAAAAGSEYFCVDAGWYADESGWWNTVGAWTESSARFPNGFVRVFDAIREHGMIPGLWLEPDVVGVESPVADRLPPSAFFARHGARIDSQGRHQLDFRSAAVIARMDAVVDRLVADYGLGYLKFDYNINGGVGSDLGTSSAGDALLEHHRGFLRWIRGLFERHPGLVIENCSSGGARIDYASMTEFSILSTSDQTDHIRSATIAAGAPSGVTPEQAAVWVYPQPEFGEEELRFSIVNGLLARPQLSGGMWKLDSAQLGTVAEAMAVYRTYRERIPGMLPVWPLGLPGWYDDWVAQGLIDDEGLLLAVWRRGGEDTVRIPLGDLAPNRRGGVLFPTDVETGIAWDGDAILVTLPAERAARLLRIG